Proteins encoded by one window of Dermochelys coriacea isolate rDerCor1 chromosome 13, rDerCor1.pri.v4, whole genome shotgun sequence:
- the LOC119841781 gene encoding uncharacterized protein LOC119841781 — protein MAGIAPRARSPGTDVFTTPHGFFIVRSDVGCFLQAPECHSPEAVEIRGLHPACQGGEHYVGDTTGSCVCILRGDAFHRTTDLSAAPSPDALPLHPTCRGGDHYASWGGRFSLIFLARGVVLSVGDLTTGAEAEETPLEPASRHGLYYYALDATHLAFLGVEEQRGLYSQAFSSSGHREVLPVHADVASFLPGGLSLVHRGTFGAWECIKLIQNETDGPLPGSHEITRKVGRVEEKLANWTFSTASSPAPADLSVALLQAQFSLPPMYGGLGLRTEQEEWEAVAEEGEELRVILQPRQKLYWWQYHLGLGHRPILFCRCLKVTRSPVSPANLPLPRSDAGDAGV, from the coding sequence ATGGCCGGGATCGCCCCACGAGCACGTTCCCCTGGCACCGATGTCTTCACCACCCCTCACGGCTTCTTCATCGTTCGCTCCGACGTGGGCTGCTTCCTCCAGGCGCCCGAGTGCCACTCCCCGGAGGCTGTGGAGATCCGGGGCCTGCACCCTGCCTGCCAGGGCGGAGAACACTATGTGGGCGACACCACCGGCTCCTGTGTTTGCATTCTCCGGGGGGACGCATTCCACCGAACCACAGACCTGAGCGCCGCCCCCAGCCCCGAcgccctccccctgcaccccacgtGTCGCGGTGGAGACCACTATGCCTCATGGGGCGGCCGCTTCTCCCTCATCTTCCTGGCCCGCGGCGTGGTTCTGTCTGTGGGTGACCTGACCACGGGGGCCGAAGCAGAGGAGACGCCCCTGGAGCCCGCGTCCCGCCATGGACTCTACTACTACGCCCTTGACGCTACCCACCTGGCTTTCCTGGGTGTGGAAGAGCAGCGGGGGCTATACAGCCAGGCCTTCTCTAGCTCGGGGCACCGGGAGGTCCTTCCCGTCCACGCAGACGTGGCCAGCTTCCTCCCCGGCGGCCTGTCCCTGGTCCACAGGGGCACCTTCGGGGCGTGGGAATGCATCAAGCTGATCCAGAACGAGACAGACGGGCCGCTCCCTGGCAGCCACGAGATAACCCGGAAGGTGGGACGTGTGGAAGAGAAATTGGCCAACTGGACCTTCTCCACGGCCAGTTCCCCGGCACCTGCAGACCTTTCTGTGGCCTTGCTCCAGGCCCAGTTCTCTCTGCCCCCAATGTATGGCGGGCTGGGGCTCAGGACGGAGCAGGAGGAGTGGGAAGCCGTGGCcgaagagggagaggagctgcGGGTCATTCTTCAGCCCCGGCAGAAGCTCTACTGGTGGCAGTACCACCTGGGCTTGGGGCACCGGCCTATTCTCTTCTGCCGCTGCCTCAAGGTGACCCGTAGCCCCGTGTCACCTGCTAACCTCCCGCTGCCCCGGTCGGATGCAGGGGACGCTGGCGTCTGA